The genomic segment ACCGGATCGGGATTCTCGGTAAACGCCAGCTCCTTCGAGTCAGGCGAAATCGAGAATCCGCCGCCGCCACCCAGCGAGAACGGCGGCACATCGTGCGTATCCCCGGGGTTCAGGTCCCGTACCTTGCCCGAATCGACATCCACCACAAACAGGTGCGACCGCTTCGGCCCGGTGTAGTGGTTCCAGTGCCGGTAGAGCAGCTCCGTCCAGATCTGCGCCTTCACCTTGCTCGCAGCCGCGGCCTTGTCGCGATCCGCGTTGCACTTGTCGCCGCTCGCGTCGTCAAACGAAATGGCTGGACAGTCTGGATAAACAGAAGAAGTAAAAACCACGGAGTGGCCATCCGGCGACCACTTCGCGTTATCCGCCTCCGTCGCAATCGAAGTCAGCTTCTTCGCATTGCTCGTAGCCCCTGTGGCCGCATCGAAATCCGCCACCCACACCTGCTGCGAACCATCACGGCTAGAAGTAAACAGAATCCGCTTACGATCCGCAGCAAAATCCACTCCACCATCCCCCGCCTGCGCAACCGCCAGCTTCAACGGCTCGCCGCCCTCGATCTTCTGCAGCCACAACTCCGCCGTCTTCGAGTTCTTCTGGAGATCGACCGTAGTCACCGAATAGACCAGCCACTTCCCATCCGGCGAAACCGCCGTCTCGCCTAGCCGTTTCATGGCCATCATGTCCTCAAAGGTCAAGGGCCGCTTTGTCTGTGCGAATGTGGAGGGAAGGAGAGCTGCAAGAAGAGCGAAATAAAGGAGGGACCTGGATACGTTCATACGAGCCTGCCTGCGCGCGAAAAACACCTGGTTTGCGCGAAGGGAAAGTGTACACCGGCCAGTGGTCAGTGATCAGTGGCCAGTGATCAAACCGCTTCCGCAAATCTGACCACTGACCACTGTTCACTGATCACTGCTTCGCCTTGTACTCATCCCGCAGCCGCGTCTGCCGATCCACCATCGGAACCGCCACTCCCTGGATGTACACCTGCTTCACATCCGTCCGCACATCCAGAGGATCCCCGTTCGCGATCACCACGTTCGCCATCTTGCCCACATCCAGCGACCCCAGCTTGTCGCCGAATCCGAACATATCGGCAACATTTTGCGTGATCGCCTTCAGCCCCTCGTCATACGGCAGCCCATACGCGACCGCAAACCCTGCGGCATAGGGCAAATTGCGCACCGAGTGGCTGCTGACCGGCCCCTCGCCGTCCGCCGACGAAATCGCGACCTTCACTCCACGCTTCGCCAATTCCGCCGGCAGCGTGTAAACCGCGTCGAAGCGCTCATCCGCCCGCGGCGCATCATAGATCGACCCAATGATCACCGGCACCTTGTACGAGGCAATCTTGTCCAGCACCTCCTGCGACTGCGTAACGTGGTTCAGGATCACCTTCAGGTGAAACTCCTTCGCCATCCCCATGATCACCTCGACGTCGTACCCCTCGTACACGCCGATCACCACCGGCTTCTCGCCCTTGAGATACGGAATCAACGCCTCCAACTTCAGATCGCGCTTGAACCCCTTATCGTCCTTCTTATTGGCCGCGGCATCGCGCTTGGCCATGTAGTCCTGCGCATCGAAGAAGCTCTGCCGCAGCTGCGTCACCAGCCCCATGCGCGTCGAAGGATACGTCCCGAACCCGCCGCCGCGTCCCCCGCGCCGCCGCTGCTCCGCGCCGTAGTTCATCGCCAGCGCCACGTCACGGCCCATGATCATGTCATCGCGGTCCTTGCCGTAAAGCTGGATGAAGATATCCTGTCCGGAGATCGAGTCCTCGCTCGCAGGAGCCACCACCGCATTCGTCACGCCATTGAGCCGCGCCACCGGAATCAGTTCCGTCTCCGAGTGGAACGCGTCGTAAACATGCATGTGCGGCATGATCTCGTCCGAGCGCTCCACCAGATCATTCGTCATCTGGTCAGCCGAAATCTCCGTCAGCCCGAAGTTCGTCTCGGGATCGATCAGCCCCGGATACACTGTCATCCCCTTGGCGTCCACGATCTGCGCATCGCCCGGAACCTTCACCTCGCCGGCCTTGCCCACTGCCGCGATCTTGCCGTCAGCAATCACCAGCACTCCGTTCTCAATCGTGCCGTGAGATACAGTAAGCAGCTTCCCGCCTTCAATCGCTATGGTCTTAGAGGCGTCAGCGGCATGCAGCGCCAGCGAAGCCGTCAAAAGAGCTACAAATACAAAAGGCTTTCTCACCGGCCATCCTCCGCGCTTCCAATTTCATCGTCCGATCCGAACCCACCGCCATCATGCATCACGCCGCTGAAATGCGTTGTACCCCATCCCGGCAGCGCCGCGTCAAAGAACAGTTCGCCGTCGATATACACCTTCTGCGCGCGCGCATACGTCGACAGCGGATCGTGATTCCACAGAACCAGGTCAGCATCCTTGCCTACGTCGATGGAGCCCGTGCGGTCGTCCACGCCAATAATCCACGCAGGATTCAGCGTGATCATGCGGATGGCCTCATCTTCGGTCGCGCCCCCATAGTGCACCATCTTCCCCGCCTCCTGGTTCAGGCGCCGGATGTGATCGTCCGAGTCCGACTTGAGCGCGACCTTCACGCCCTCGCGCATCGACAACACCGCGTTCCACGGAATCGCATCGCGTGCCTCATCCTTGAAGCCCCACCAGTCCGCGAACGTCGCAATCGCAGTCCCATCCGCCGCAATCTTGTCGCCCACCTTATACATCTCCAGCGCATGATGGAACGCGCGGATTTTGTACCCGTACTCCTTCGCAATCGCCTCTTCTGTCAGAAACTCATCCGCGCGATAGCAATGAATCTGCACATATAACTTCCCGCGCAGCACGTCCGCCAGGGCTTCCAGCTTGAGATCGCGCTTAGGTGCAACGGCGTCCTTATCGCCCTTCTTCACCTTGGCGTCGTAGGCGTCCCACTCCGCCATGTAGTGCTTCGCATCCTCGAATGCCATGCGCATCACTTCGAAGTTCCCCATGCGCGTCGAAGGAAGCTGGTCGCGGCTGCCGTAAACGCGCTTGGGATTCTCGCCGCTCGCAAACTTGATCGAGCCCGGTGCATTCGGAAACAGCATTGCATCGCGGTCCAAGCCAAACTTGTTCTTGATCACCACGGCTTGCCCGCCGATCATGTTCGCCGACCCGTGCAGCAGCAACTCCGTCGTCACACCGCCGGCCAGAGCGCGATACAGATCGGCGCTGCGGTTATCGAACGCGTCGATCATGTGCATCGACGGCGTTACCGGGCTAGTGGCCTCGTTCACGTCGCCATCCAGGGCCGAATGCGAGTGCGGGTCGATGATGCCGGGCGTGAGCCACATGCCCGATGCATCCACCACCTGCGCAGAAGAGGGCGCATTCACGCTCTCGCCCACACCTGCAATCTTGCCTGTGTGCACCCACACCGAGCCATGCTCGATCGTGCCGTGGCTCGCGGTCATCACGGTTGCGTTCTTGAATACGAGATCCTGCGGCGGAGCTGACGAAGACGTCTGCGCACCGGCAATAACGGAGCACAGCAGCATGGGAATGGCACAGCCCGCGGTTCGCAGGGCGCGCCGGGGCGTAGGCAGAGAATCCAAGGGAGACCTCCGGAAAAAGAAAATGCAGTCAGTTTTCAGCGCTTATCGGGGAAGATCGCGCAGCATTGATCGGCTCAAATCCTTATGCGGGATGCTACAGCATCAACCGTGAGGTTGCCATGGAGTTTCCTTAGAACGCATAGAGCGCGGCGTCGGCAATCCGCGCAGCCTCAGCGGCAGCGCGCACGGAGTGCACTCGAACAATCGAGGCACCCTGCAGAATCGCCGCTACCATTGCGGCCAGCGACGCATTCTCGCGCTGATTCACCGGCGCAGGTTCACCGTCAT from the Occallatibacter riparius genome contains:
- a CDS encoding amidohydrolase codes for the protein MDSLPTPRRALRTAGCAIPMLLCSVIAGAQTSSSAPPQDLVFKNATVMTASHGTIEHGSVWVHTGKIAGVGESVNAPSSAQVVDASGMWLTPGIIDPHSHSALDGDVNEATSPVTPSMHMIDAFDNRSADLYRALAGGVTTELLLHGSANMIGGQAVVIKNKFGLDRDAMLFPNAPGSIKFASGENPKRVYGSRDQLPSTRMGNFEVMRMAFEDAKHYMAEWDAYDAKVKKGDKDAVAPKRDLKLEALADVLRGKLYVQIHCYRADEFLTEEAIAKEYGYKIRAFHHALEMYKVGDKIAADGTAIATFADWWGFKDEARDAIPWNAVLSMREGVKVALKSDSDDHIRRLNQEAGKMVHYGGATEDEAIRMITLNPAWIIGVDDRTGSIDVGKDADLVLWNHDPLSTYARAQKVYIDGELFFDAALPGWGTTHFSGVMHDGGGFGSDDEIGSAEDGR
- a CDS encoding amidohydrolase family protein; the protein is MRKPFVFVALLTASLALHAADASKTIAIEGGKLLTVSHGTIENGVLVIADGKIAAVGKAGEVKVPGDAQIVDAKGMTVYPGLIDPETNFGLTEISADQMTNDLVERSDEIMPHMHVYDAFHSETELIPVARLNGVTNAVVAPASEDSISGQDIFIQLYGKDRDDMIMGRDVALAMNYGAEQRRRGGRGGGFGTYPSTRMGLVTQLRQSFFDAQDYMAKRDAAANKKDDKGFKRDLKLEALIPYLKGEKPVVIGVYEGYDVEVIMGMAKEFHLKVILNHVTQSQEVLDKIASYKVPVIIGSIYDAPRADERFDAVYTLPAELAKRGVKVAISSADGEGPVSSHSVRNLPYAAGFAVAYGLPYDEGLKAITQNVADMFGFGDKLGSLDVGKMANVVIANGDPLDVRTDVKQVYIQGVAVPMVDRQTRLRDEYKAKQ